Proteins from one Salaquimonas pukyongi genomic window:
- a CDS encoding ester cyclase: MTKLLKTITALFIAGFATQAFAQEGSTLTVANPESAGIAAALSELAARQASDARIQTNLDNFDTLDFDVYTNQKWDRLHESHAEDIIVHYPDGRTVQGIEPHIEELKWMFTWAPDTRIEKHPVRIGQGEWTAVVGEVEGTFTEPMQTQDGVIQPTGKALKLTMATIARWNEDGTMDEEYLFWDNKEFMRQIGLGE; encoded by the coding sequence ATGACCAAACTACTGAAAACCATCACCGCCCTGTTCATTGCAGGCTTTGCAACCCAAGCGTTCGCGCAGGAAGGTTCGACATTGACGGTGGCAAACCCCGAAAGCGCCGGCATCGCCGCTGCCCTGTCCGAGCTGGCCGCCCGTCAGGCCAGCGATGCCCGGATTCAAACCAACCTGGACAATTTCGACACGCTCGACTTCGATGTGTACACCAATCAGAAATGGGACCGTCTGCACGAAAGCCATGCCGAAGACATTATCGTTCACTACCCTGACGGGCGAACGGTGCAAGGGATTGAACCGCACATTGAAGAGCTGAAGTGGATGTTCACTTGGGCACCTGATACCCGCATCGAAAAACACCCGGTCCGCATCGGCCAAGGCGAATGGACCGCTGTGGTCGGTGAGGTCGAAGGCACCTTTACCGAGCCCATGCAGACTCAAGACGGTGTTATCCAGCCGACCGGTAAAGCCCTGAAACTGACCATGGCCACCATTGCCCGCTGGAATGAAGATGGCACCATGGATGAAGAGTATCTGTTCTGGGACAACAAAGAGTTCATGCGCCAGATCGGCCTGGGCGAATAA
- a CDS encoding LysR family transcriptional regulator: MLRVFRIVAEQGTLAGAAEILGRTPSAVSMMLQQLEDHLGAALFETDRKNRLSALGRLVLAESTHATDAFDRSTSAIGRHLMSAAGTVRIAAVPSATVSLLPAAVATFRRSRPDVRLEISDIDSASVRRLVRFGEADIGILSAAPGDAGEGETILCDDLGIVHRKDGPIWHALRERSRALSWESLSWELLALEPLIVNPLCHLVDNAEVGKLVEGCNLQARNTTALLSFVRGGLGATILPHSALASGPEGLAFIRPANPLAQRELRKIHSTERRLSPVALAFWNILTPH; this comes from the coding sequence ATGCTGCGCGTTTTTCGCATTGTTGCCGAACAGGGAACCCTGGCCGGGGCGGCCGAAATCCTTGGCCGCACGCCTTCGGCCGTTTCCATGATGCTGCAGCAACTTGAGGATCATCTCGGCGCGGCGCTGTTTGAGACCGACCGCAAGAACCGGTTGAGCGCGCTTGGCCGCCTTGTCCTGGCCGAAAGCACTCATGCCACCGATGCGTTTGACCGCAGCACCAGCGCCATCGGGCGCCATCTCATGTCGGCGGCAGGCACGGTGCGGATAGCTGCCGTCCCTTCAGCCACTGTAAGCCTGCTGCCGGCGGCCGTTGCAACCTTTCGCCGCTCGCGGCCCGATGTGCGGCTGGAAATTTCCGATATCGACAGCGCATCGGTGCGCCGGCTTGTACGCTTCGGTGAAGCCGATATCGGCATCCTTTCGGCAGCGCCGGGGGATGCGGGGGAAGGTGAAACCATATTGTGCGATGATCTGGGCATCGTTCACCGCAAGGACGGCCCGATCTGGCACGCATTGCGCGAGCGGTCCCGGGCACTGTCATGGGAGTCGCTGTCATGGGAACTGCTGGCACTCGAACCGCTGATCGTCAATCCGCTGTGTCATCTGGTTGACAATGCGGAGGTTGGCAAACTGGTGGAAGGCTGCAACCTGCAGGCACGAAACACGACCGCGCTTTTGTCCTTCGTGCGCGGCGGCCTGGGCGCCACCATCCTGCCGCACAGTGCACTGGCAAGCGGCCCGGAAGGGCTGGCCTTCATCCGCCCAGCCAACCCGCTGGCACAGCGCGAATTGCGCAAGATCCACAGCACAGAGCGGCGTCTCAGCCCGGTGGCGCTAGCGTTCTGGAATATTCTGACGCCGCACTGA